A portion of the Juglans microcarpa x Juglans regia isolate MS1-56 chromosome 1D, Jm3101_v1.0, whole genome shotgun sequence genome contains these proteins:
- the LOC121239419 gene encoding cyclin-D4-2-like isoform X1, giving the protein MAESFDCVTSNLLCSENSNTCFDGFDCNATDGIGISPSRNKQNNHTHNQDSIFDIIRSESLVGFPLQSEERVREMVEREREHLPRDDYLKRLRSGDLDLSIRREALDWICKAHAHYSFGPLSVCLSMNYLDRFLSIYELPRGKSWAVQLLAVACLSLAAKMEETRVPQSVDLQVGEPKVVFEANTIQRMELLVLSTLGWRMQAFTPFSFIDYFLSKTNTVKHQLRLSLSRSVQIILSTVKGIDFLEFRPSEVAAAVAISVSRQMQAMDIDRAMPCFIYVEKGRVLKCLELMKDLSLIHGSANVANASAPSVPQSPIGVLDAACLSYKSDELTAGSCANSSHNNSPDARGSNKAKPSEVEFKS; this is encoded by the exons ATGGCGGAAAGTTTTGACTGTGTCACCTCAAACCTTCTATGTTCAGAGAACAGTAATACTTGTTTTGATGGCTTTGATTGCAATGCTACTGATGGGATTGGGATTTCCCCCTCTCGGAACAAGCAAAACAATCACACACACAATCAAGACTCGATTTTTGATATAATTAGATCCGAATCCTTGGTGGGTTTTCCACTGCAAAGCGAAGAGAGGGTCAGAGAAATggttgagagggagagagagcatTTGCCTAGGGATGATTACCTCAAGAGATTGCGCAGTGGGGATTTAGACTTGAGTATTAGGAGAGAGGCCCTTGATTGGATTTGTAAG GCTCATGCCCATTACAGTTTTGGACCACTAAGTGTTTGTCTATCAATGAACTACTTGGATCGCTTcctatcaatttatgaattgcCA AGAGGTAAGAGTTGGGCTGTGCAATTGTTAGCTGTAGCTTGTTTGTCACTAGCAGCCAAAATGGAGGAGACTAGAGTGCCTCAGTCGGTAGATTTACAG GTGGGAGAACCAAAGGTTGTGTTTGAAGCTAATACAATACAAAGAATGGAGCTGCTGGTGCTGAGCACACTGGGTTGGAGAATGCAAGCTTTTACCCCTTTCTCTTTCATTGACTACTTCCTCAGCAAGACCAACACTGTTAAGCATCAATTAAGATTGTCCCTCTCTAGATCTGTACAAATAATATTAAGTACGGTCAAAG GTATTGACTTCTTGGAATTCAGGCCTTCTGAAGTTGCTGCAGCAGTGGCTATTTCTGTTTCAAGGCAAATGCAAGCAATGGACATTGATAGGGCCATGCCTTGTTTCATATATGttgaaaag GGAAGAGTGTTGAAGTGTCTTGAACTGATGAAAGATCTGTCATTGATTCATGGGTCAGCTAATGTGGCAAATGCCTCAGCTCCATCTGTGCCCCAAAGCCCCATTGGGGTTTTAGATGCTGCATGCTTGAGCTATAAAAGTGATGAATTAACAGCTGGTTCATGTGCAAATTCTTCACACAATAATAGTCCAGATGCAAGGGGAAGTAACAAGGCAAAACCATCTGAAGTGGAGTTCAAGTCATGA
- the LOC121239419 gene encoding cyclin-D4-2-like isoform X2 — MAESFDCVTSNLLCSENSNTCFDGFDCNATDGIGISPSRNKQNNHTHNQDSIFDIIRSESLVGFPLQSEERVREMVEREREHLPRDDYLKRLRSGDLDLSIRREALDWICKAHAHYSFGPLSVCLSMNYLDRFLSIYELPRGKSWAVQLLAVACLSLAAKMEETRVPQSVDLQVGEPKVVFEANTIQRMELLVLSTLGWRMQAFTPFSFIDYFLSKTNTVKHQLRLSLSRSVQIILSIDFLEFRPSEVAAAVAISVSRQMQAMDIDRAMPCFIYVEKGRVLKCLELMKDLSLIHGSANVANASAPSVPQSPIGVLDAACLSYKSDELTAGSCANSSHNNSPDARGSNKAKPSEVEFKS, encoded by the exons ATGGCGGAAAGTTTTGACTGTGTCACCTCAAACCTTCTATGTTCAGAGAACAGTAATACTTGTTTTGATGGCTTTGATTGCAATGCTACTGATGGGATTGGGATTTCCCCCTCTCGGAACAAGCAAAACAATCACACACACAATCAAGACTCGATTTTTGATATAATTAGATCCGAATCCTTGGTGGGTTTTCCACTGCAAAGCGAAGAGAGGGTCAGAGAAATggttgagagggagagagagcatTTGCCTAGGGATGATTACCTCAAGAGATTGCGCAGTGGGGATTTAGACTTGAGTATTAGGAGAGAGGCCCTTGATTGGATTTGTAAG GCTCATGCCCATTACAGTTTTGGACCACTAAGTGTTTGTCTATCAATGAACTACTTGGATCGCTTcctatcaatttatgaattgcCA AGAGGTAAGAGTTGGGCTGTGCAATTGTTAGCTGTAGCTTGTTTGTCACTAGCAGCCAAAATGGAGGAGACTAGAGTGCCTCAGTCGGTAGATTTACAG GTGGGAGAACCAAAGGTTGTGTTTGAAGCTAATACAATACAAAGAATGGAGCTGCTGGTGCTGAGCACACTGGGTTGGAGAATGCAAGCTTTTACCCCTTTCTCTTTCATTGACTACTTCCTCAGCAAGACCAACACTGTTAAGCATCAATTAAGATTGTCCCTCTCTAGATCTGTACAAATAATATTAA GTATTGACTTCTTGGAATTCAGGCCTTCTGAAGTTGCTGCAGCAGTGGCTATTTCTGTTTCAAGGCAAATGCAAGCAATGGACATTGATAGGGCCATGCCTTGTTTCATATATGttgaaaag GGAAGAGTGTTGAAGTGTCTTGAACTGATGAAAGATCTGTCATTGATTCATGGGTCAGCTAATGTGGCAAATGCCTCAGCTCCATCTGTGCCCCAAAGCCCCATTGGGGTTTTAGATGCTGCATGCTTGAGCTATAAAAGTGATGAATTAACAGCTGGTTCATGTGCAAATTCTTCACACAATAATAGTCCAGATGCAAGGGGAAGTAACAAGGCAAAACCATCTGAAGTGGAGTTCAAGTCATGA